One genomic segment of Belonocnema kinseyi isolate 2016_QV_RU_SX_M_011 chromosome 2, B_treatae_v1, whole genome shotgun sequence includes these proteins:
- the LOC117166861 gene encoding allantoicase-like has product MPVQKKTPDFAELNELASERNGARILFATDDWFAVAENLLKDEDSVWKDNLYTTYGKWMDGWETRRKRIAGHDWAVIALGRPSVIKGVCVDTAFFTGNYAPRFSIQAARLSPTDESAFPKRISQIGSAPSDEDLETVAQVKTEEWTTLVSMTELQPGYPETSKNYVAVSSDEKWTHLRLNIFPDGGIARLRVYGFAQPDWNSLKSESLIDLLSVENGGICVGFSNAHYGHPRNLIKPGRGVNMGDGWETARKLDRPPVIEIDEKGMLQFYGNEWALFKLGHIAEVSSIRIDTIHFKGNYPHNVQIEGTLVSHGKNLKNATWRCILPPKKLSPDKEHDFGSDEITNSGPINYVRVTIAPDGGISRVRLMGYVRRYHKKESQVFCDKSRTVRLRLQNGGN; this is encoded by the exons ATGCCAGTTCAAAAGAAGACTCCTGACTTTGCCGAACTTAACGAACTTGCTTCAGAACGG AATGGCGCAAGAATACTTTTCGCCACAGACGATTGGTTCGCTGTTGCCGAGAATCTACTCAAG GATGAGGATTCAGTATGGAAAGATAATTTGTATACGACATACGGAAAGTGGATGGACGGCTGGGAAACCCGAAGGAAAAGAATTGCTGGTCATGACTGGGCAGTAATTGCTTTGGGTCGACCTTCTGTTATCAAAGGTGTTTGCGTAGATACTGCTTTCTTTACTGGCAATTACGCACCAAGATTTTCCATTCAAGCCGCACGCTTATCGCCTACAG atgaaaGTGCCTTCCCCAAGCGAATTTCTCAGATCGGTTCTGCGCCAAGCGATGAAGACCTTGAAACCGTGGCTCAAGTTAAAACTGAG gaatggACGACTCTTGTCTCAATGACTGAATTACAACCCGGTTATCCAGAGACGAGCAAAAATTACGTTGCAGTCTCATCCGATGAAAAATGGACTCACTTGAGACTCAACATTTTTCCTGATGGTGGAATTGCGAGATTACGAGTTTATGGTTTCGCCCAACCTGATTGGAACAGTTTGAAATCTGAATCATTGATTGAtcttttatcagttgaaaatggGGGAATCTGTGTGGGATTCAGTAACGCCCATTATGGCCACCCAAGGAATTTAATTAAACCTGGGAGAGGTGTTAACATGGGCGATGGTTGGGAAACTGCCCGAAAACTTGACAGGCCTCCTGTCATCGAAATCGATGAGAAGGGGATGCTCCAG TTTTATGGAAATGAGTGGGCCTTGTTCAAATTGGGACACATCGCAGAAGTATCATCGATTCGTATTGATACAATCCATTTCAAGGGTAATTACCCCCATAACGTACAAATCGAAGGAACTTTAGTGTCTCATGGGAAAAATCTTAAGAACGCCACTTGGAGATGTATATTGCCCCCTAAAAag CTTTCACCAGATAAGGAGCATGATTTTGGATCAGATGAAATTACCAATTCAGGTCCGATCAACTATGTCAGAGTAACAATCGCCCCTGACGGTGGAATCTCGAGGGTAAGATTAATGGGATATGTTCGTCGATACCATAAAAAAGAAAGTCAGGTTTTCTGCGATAAGAGCCGCACAGTGCGGTTAAGGCTTCAAAATGGCGGAAATTAA
- the LOC117182703 gene encoding uncharacterized protein LOC117182703 → MLIATPNHFSTSGSPGLEFFGSLRITTDQGRQFESPLFKKLNTLLRTQHFYTTAYHPAANCLVERFHRQFKAEIKCHADERWTETLPIVLLEIRAAWCDDLKSASAELFFGESLRLPGEFFAFRTGTDFQVTTQFVEDIRRHFQNLKLAPGNRHGKRQAFVFENPLKSPAVPKKHSKWS, encoded by the coding sequence ATGCTGATAGCGACACCCAACCATTTTTCAACCAGTGGATCGCCAGGTTTGGAGTTCTTTGGATCCTTACGCATCACGACAGACCAGGGTAGACAATTTGAGTCCCCTCTGTTTAAGAAATTGAACACCTTACTGAGAACTCAACATTTCTATACCACAGCCTATCATCCAGCAGCAAACTGTCTCGTAGAACGTTTCCACAGACAATTCAAAGCAGAGATAAAATGTCACGCAGATGAAAGGTGGACAGAAACGCTTCCCATCGTTCTACTAGAAATCAGAGCGGCGTGGTGCGATGATCTCAAATCAGCGTCAGCAGAATTGTTCTTCGGCGAATCTTTACGATTGCCAGGTGAATTTTTCGCTTTTCGCACAGGAACAGATTTCCAGGTGACAACACAGTTCGTGGAAGACATAAGGAGACACTTCCAGAATTTAAAACTAGCGCCCGGAAATCGCCACGGAAAAAGACAAGCTTTTGTCTTTGAGAATCCTTTGAAGTCGCCAGCCGTTCCGAAAAAACATTCAAAGTGGTCATGA